Below is a genomic region from Rhododendron vialii isolate Sample 1 chromosome 5a, ASM3025357v1.
CCATCATGCAAACAATTCATCCTTTTGCACAAGTCTTGTTCAACAAGACACTGAAAATCTGAAATCAACCATCAGCAGTCACAGCCCAAATGTAGATACAATTATGCAAGCACTTTACACTTCTTGTAGACAACAAGAAATCCACTCAAGAGAATCAAGAGCAGCTCTAGATGATGAGACATGACTTGTGATAGAGCCATAGAAACTGCGGTATTGCCCTCTAGACCTGCTTGATGTCCAATTGATTGCATCAGGAATGAATACTCTTAAGTCTTACCTCAATTAGTTCAGCAGCACACTTCCTTGACCTTACGACCTCATCATCATATCTCAGCCTCCATTCTGCAGATTCCTCCATTGCCTCTCTGTTAGCCGAATCGAACTGTCTTCTACAAGAAGTCAATAAACAGAAACATCAATTATTGTTGCAAAGCATGAAGTATTAGGCCTTGCTGCTATAAAAAGCACATACAACAAAAATATTCTGGACTcgcacccgagtccatgtaacataggtgTACGGGTACAACTGGGTTACAAGTACTTACAACCATAATAAATGCATCTATATTATTTATAATAACTAACTACACGTAATAATTGCactaaacaaagaaaacaattaaatgaCTTGGGCAATTAAGAATCCAACTTCAGCTAATAGTTTCATGCCAGACGGATATAAAAAAGTCTTATGAAGATAGCTTCATCACTGTAAACGAAATACTAGTTTGGATAGTGAGCAGCTTGGGTATATAGTATAGGGGTAAGTTTGGAGTACAAAATACCTATAGAAAAAAATTACGCTATGTGTTTTGCGTACTCAGAACCCACTTAGAAAACCATACAAAGTACTGGAACAGTAGAACCAGGTATGTTATGTACATGTACGGCATGGTTATATTAGCACCCATGCTTCAAAGATTACTGTAGAGACGAGATCGATTCATATCAAAATTGGTAGAGATGGAAAAGTTAGAAAAACAAAGTCCAAAGAAATTTATGATTTGGGGCAAGCTGCAAGACTTCTTAGCCGACCCAAGTGATTGGGAtgcaaggctcggtttggtttggggcAAGCTGCAAGACAATATACAGAACTGTCTAGTTTTGTCCTTACATATTTACAATCCCTTTTTGTGCTGCACAAAAGTTATTACCGGTGGTGGTTGACTGAAAAAACGTCACACCTATAGTTACACACATAACAACCGAAATTTCACAGTGAAATTACAGGTCCCAATTATCCACCTATATTTAACAAGAACTCAACTCAACAGGAGATCAAGAGCAAAGTGCAACAATGTACTGAAATTCATGGATTCTGAATCACAAtgtgaggggttttttttttttttgacaacataGGTCCCGCACCCAAACGGGATCAAACACCCACGGAAAGAGTGAGAAGCAGGTAGGAGGGGGAACCACTGGACGCGCCCATGAGGATGCGGACTTTCACCTCCTAACTGATTGGCCTACCCCCAAGAATCGAACTCCCACCTCTAGGGTGGGAGCAAACCCCCTGGCCAGTGGAGATGTTGGGTCAATGCGAGGATTTCAAGGTCTATTTATGTCAACCCTTTTTCCTTCGTCCTGTTTTCCACTAGGCTAAACTGAAGTTAGCAAACTTAAGCAttcaaaagaaggaaaagaaactaGGGTTACTCAACTAAGTACAAAAGTCAACAATTTCGGTTCACAAATTTTACAGATACGAACTACCAGCTAGCTACTTCGCATCAGAATCAACACATCGGAGGCTCAGAATTACTCGATAAAACAGCACAGCTATGCAATTAcagaaagagaggaagaaaaaagtCCATGCAACGAACAAAGAGAAATTGCAAGGGAGAAAAAGGGGAGGGAAGTTCAACCAACCTCAATAATTCGGCCTCGTTGGAAGAGATTCTGTAGTCGATAACCCAAAGCCTGGAGTAGACGGCGATACCCAAAACCATTACCAACGCCAACCCAATTAAAACTGGACTTCTCCCTCTTCCCCTCattccctcccctctctctctctctctctttctctctctctctcaaaagagaTGTACCATACCTTGTCCCAGAGCTATCGACCTGGTTTTTTCTTACCAGTTCCTAGATCAATAAAATGTCAAAATGAGAGCCAAGCTTGTAAAATCCGTCCCAGAAAACAGTTTGAAGCCTTTGCCCCCATTTACTAGTAAATTTCATCGACACCCCTGAAATTTGCCTTAATGATGGATACCCTCTTCACATATGAGCATAACAATGGCTCCTCGTGATTTTTATGTGCATTTCATCGACGCCACAGTCGAGAATTGTCTTTCCAAACGGGTAATGAAATGACCAAAAGTTACGTATACCTACAAAATCACCATTTTTTATTATGCTTTTTTTTATCACACCATTTTGTACAATTAACTCCTACTTTCGAGTTCGAGTTACCCTTGATACTGATGACAAACTCAGATGTTGATCTAGGCGTCAATTCAACTAACTAGTTTTGAGTTACCCAAAGTGATGGCGTCAATTTAACTAACTACTTTCGAGTTACCCTTGGGTAGGATTTCTTATCTTATTTCCTTTCTTGGGAGTCAATTCATCCTACCCAAAGTGATGGCTTggggataaattcaagtagtttGTTGAATTGACAAATTCATGTTGACATAGGCgtcaattcaatccaattcaaaATCGGGCCCCTACTAAACTAACGGGGATTTTCAATTCATGGGCATTGAGGTTCAAGTCTCACCGTATATATGAATTGAATTGACTTCTACACCTTCTCCGATAAGTCGCATTAATATTACATAAGCAAAATCATCGTATGTACTTGACTCACACTAGTAATTGTTTTAAGTAGTTGT
It encodes:
- the LOC131325727 gene encoding uncharacterized protein LOC131325727 isoform X3, whose translation is MRGRGRSPVLIGLALVMVLGIAVYSRLWVIDYRISSNEAELLRRQFDSANREAMEESAEWRLRYDDEVVRSRKCAAELIEKSLKTKVEDASINGKLEMLQKENMDLLQRVESLRQELEGEKLKCNKQ
- the LOC131325727 gene encoding uncharacterized protein LOC131325727 isoform X2, translated to MRGRGRSPVLIGLALVMVLGIAVYSRLWVIDYRISSNEAELLRRQFDSANREAMEESAEWRLRYDDEVVRSRKCAAELIESLKTKVEDASINGKLEMLQKENMDLLQRVESLRQELEGEKLKCNKQ
- the LOC131325727 gene encoding uncharacterized protein LOC131325727 isoform X1; translated protein: MRGRGRSPVLIGLALVMVLGIAVYSRLWVIDYRISSNEAELLRRQFDSANREAMEESAEWRLRYDDEVVRSRKCAAELIEMKKSLKTKVEDASINGKLEMLQKENMDLLQRVESLRQELEGEKLKCNKQ